In the Rubrivivax gelatinosus IL144 genome, GGTCCTTCAGGTCCAGCGCCACCGAACGTTTGTTGCGCGACTGCACCTGCCACCAGACCGAGGTGCCGTCCTTCAGCAGCCGCCAGCGACGCAGCGGGTCGCCGCCGTCGGGCGGCTCGATCTTGACGACCTCGGCGCCGAAGTCGGCCAGCGTCTTGGCGGCAAACGGCCCGGCGATCAGCTGGCCGAGTTCGAGCACCTTGAGCCCGGCGAGCGGGCCCGGCGACAGCGAGGCGTGGGGCGTCTGCATGCGCCCAGTCTAGTCAGCTGCGTTCGAACTTGAACACCGCCACGCTGGCCAGCAGGTTGGGCAGCGTGCGCACGACACGCCCGTCCTGCAGCCCGAAGGCGTCGCTGATCTGCAGCCCGTTCTTGCGCGCCAGCACCTCGAAGTCGGCGTAGGTGCCGACGCGGATGTTGGGCGTGTCGTACCACTCGTAGGGCAGGGCGCGCGTCACCGGCATGCGGCCGCCGACGACACGCACGCGGTTGGGCCAGTGGGCGAAGTTCGGGAAGCTGACGATGCCGATGCGGCCGACGCGCACCGTCTCGTGCAGCATGCGCTCGGCATTGCGCAGGTGCTGCAGGGTCTCGATCTGCAGCACGACGTCGAAGCTCTGGTCGTC is a window encoding:
- the metW gene encoding methionine biosynthesis protein MetW — its product is MSERRDLQIIGDLVPHGSRVLDLGCGNGELLAWLQRHKGCTGYGIEIDDANVLACVQRGVNVVQLNLEEGLALFDDQSFDVVLQIETLQHLRNAERMLHETVRVGRIGIVSFPNFAHWPNRVRVVGGRMPVTRALPYEWYDTPNIRVGTYADFEVLARKNGLQISDAFGLQDGRVVRTLPNLLASVAVFKFERS